The Micromonospora sp. Llam0 genome contains a region encoding:
- a CDS encoding N-acetylmuramoyl-L-alanine amidase — protein MRLLWLPEVLRSAGLTVREVDGWRDRGSSSWGPIRGVICHATAGGTGARAEDEVRVLLNGSATAPPPIAQTYLARDGVWWVVASGRCNHALTGWAGPCKGLGNAELFGVEAGNNNRGEPWPQVQLDSYQRGVAAISGRLQVAARMVAAHREHQPWPPPKGQTSTKSDPHGIDMTQFRARVDALQRRDATMAISKDDVREIAVAVNGWIYPKNGPALHTAARNAAADAARAVGDIAALRAELRTAVGRDWVDEDAIVSGVLTGLGARPPEEAATALVAVLGEERAAALGRALLATN, from the coding sequence ATGCGACTGCTCTGGCTGCCCGAGGTGCTGCGCAGTGCCGGGCTGACCGTCCGCGAGGTCGACGGCTGGCGCGATCGCGGCTCATCCAGCTGGGGGCCTATCCGGGGCGTCATCTGCCACGCCACCGCCGGCGGCACCGGGGCCCGCGCCGAGGACGAGGTCCGGGTTCTACTCAACGGCTCAGCGACAGCGCCGCCGCCGATCGCGCAGACCTACCTGGCCCGCGACGGCGTGTGGTGGGTGGTCGCCTCCGGCCGCTGCAACCACGCGCTTACCGGCTGGGCAGGGCCGTGCAAGGGCCTCGGCAACGCCGAGCTGTTCGGGGTGGAGGCGGGGAACAACAACCGTGGCGAGCCCTGGCCGCAGGTGCAGCTGGACAGCTACCAGCGGGGGGTGGCCGCGATCTCCGGCCGCCTGCAGGTGGCGGCGCGGATGGTGGCGGCACACCGCGAGCACCAGCCGTGGCCGCCGCCTAAAGGGCAGACGTCCACAAAGTCGGACCCTCACGGGATCGACATGACCCAGTTCAGGGCGCGGGTTGACGCGCTGCAGAGAAGGGACGCGACCATGGCCATTAGCAAAGACGACGTGCGGGAGATCGCGGTCGCCGTCAACGGCTGGATCTACCCGAAGAATGGCCCGGCGTTGCACACAGCTGCGCGCAACGCCGCTGCCGACGCCGCCAGGGCAGTCGGTGACATCGCCGCGCTGCGGGCCGAACTGCGGACCGCAGTCGGCCGGGACTGGGTCGACGAGGACGCGATCGTGTCCGGCGTGCTGACCGGGCTCGGCGCCCGGCCGCCGGAGGAAGCGGCGACCGCCCTGGTCGCGGTCCTCGGCGAGGAACGCGCCGCCGCGCTCGGCCGGGCCCTGCTCGCCACCAACTGA
- a CDS encoding GntR family transcriptional regulator — MAGYREIAADLREAIARGDHPPGSRIPTEHELAESYGVSRETVRRALAELRAAGVLESARAAGTRVATPPVRLALTRYAAVTDPGRTRAHLGPWETACADQGVTGSVELVAVESVPAPAQVAARLEVPAGTSMVLRRRRHLADGHVVQVHESWMPSTLVAGTVLAEPGKVVGGVYAAMMAAGVRPATASEELSARPASEAERTALGLVAVGWVLELWRTTRDVTGQAVEALQVVSDARRVRYEYGDLPIRTGR, encoded by the coding sequence ATGGCGGGCTATCGGGAGATCGCAGCGGACCTCCGCGAGGCGATCGCGAGGGGTGACCACCCACCCGGCAGCCGCATCCCCACGGAACACGAACTGGCCGAGTCGTACGGCGTGAGCCGCGAGACCGTCCGTCGCGCCCTGGCCGAGCTGCGTGCAGCCGGGGTGCTGGAGTCGGCTCGGGCCGCCGGCACGCGCGTCGCCACACCACCCGTCCGGCTGGCGCTCACCCGGTACGCGGCGGTGACCGATCCGGGCCGGACCCGGGCGCACCTGGGCCCGTGGGAGACGGCCTGTGCCGATCAGGGCGTCACCGGATCGGTGGAGTTGGTGGCGGTCGAGTCCGTGCCGGCGCCGGCGCAGGTGGCCGCGCGGCTCGAGGTGCCGGCCGGTACGTCGATGGTGCTCCGCCGCCGGCGGCATCTGGCGGACGGCCACGTGGTCCAGGTACACGAGTCGTGGATGCCGTCGACTCTGGTCGCCGGGACGGTGCTGGCAGAGCCAGGGAAGGTCGTTGGCGGTGTGTACGCGGCGATGATGGCTGCTGGCGTGCGCCCGGCGACCGCGAGCGAGGAGCTGTCGGCCAGGCCCGCGTCGGAGGCTGAACGGACCGCGCTCGGCCTGGTGGCGGTCGGCTGGGTCCTGGAGCTGTGGCGCACGACGCGTGACGTCACCGGCCAGGCGGTGGAAGCGTTGCAGGTGGTATCGGACGCTCGACGGGTGCGGTATGAGTACGGCGATCTGCCGATCAGGACTGGGAGGTGA
- a CDS encoding alanine--tRNA ligase-related protein, with translation MGVTSHGRTDRLDLRDPTLREWQCTVLHADAEQGIVLDRSAFYPGGGGQPPDHGVLLWQGAQTRIVGTRKGDDLYLIPADDDPLPPVGAEVTGAVEDTRRSLLMRTHSGLHVLCGVVFRDFGALVTGGNMEPVMSDVEQTLPVRLDLDADQGRRRRPCG, from the coding sequence GTGGGTGTCACCAGTCACGGTCGTACCGACCGACTCGACCTGCGCGACCCGACCCTGCGTGAGTGGCAGTGCACTGTGCTGCACGCCGACGCCGAGCAGGGCATCGTGCTGGACCGCTCCGCCTTCTACCCGGGCGGCGGCGGCCAGCCGCCGGACCACGGCGTACTGCTCTGGCAGGGGGCGCAGACCCGGATCGTCGGCACCCGCAAGGGCGACGACCTCTACCTGATCCCCGCCGACGATGACCCGCTGCCGCCGGTCGGCGCCGAGGTCACCGGCGCGGTCGAGGACACCCGCCGCAGCCTGCTGATGCGTACCCACTCCGGGCTGCACGTGCTCTGCGGCGTGGTGTTCCGCGACTTCGGTGCCCTGGTGACCGGCGGCAACATGGAGCCCGTCATGTCAGATGTAGAACAGACACTGCCCGTTCGGTTGGACCTCGACGCTGATCAAGGTAGACGGCGCCGGCCATGCGGATGA
- a CDS encoding FAD-dependent oxidoreductase — protein MINEELPVVVIGAGPVGLAAAAHLHERGLPWVLLEAGGNAGAAVSNWGHVQLFSPWRYNIDSAARRLLDAAGWAAPDPEQLPTGAELIGDYLEPLAKLPDLADRIRYGTRAVALGRAGIDRVRTDGREQAPFVVRLADGTELSAGAVIDASGTWGTPNVLGVNGLPAHGEPPAAHLISTALPDVLGAHRAEHTGRHTVVVGAGHSAANTLLALAELADQEPDTRVSWVTRGATIDRALGGGDADALPGRGKLGTGLRLLVDSGRVELVSGFGVHAVRVTTDGRAELVATDGRTLTADRIVSATGFRPDHRIADELRLDLDPALGCTRRLAPLIDPNEHSCGTVPPHGVDELTQPEPGYYVVGMKSYGRAPTFLLATGYEQVRSVTAALAGDWTAARDVQLDLPETGVCSVAPSDQSTTPSAASGGCCG, from the coding sequence ATGATCAACGAGGAACTACCGGTTGTCGTCATCGGGGCCGGGCCAGTCGGCCTGGCCGCCGCCGCCCACCTGCACGAGCGCGGCCTGCCCTGGGTCCTGCTGGAGGCCGGCGGCAACGCCGGCGCGGCGGTCAGCAACTGGGGTCACGTCCAGCTCTTCTCCCCCTGGCGTTACAACATCGATTCAGCCGCCCGCCGGCTGCTCGACGCCGCCGGCTGGGCCGCCCCCGATCCCGAGCAGCTGCCGACCGGCGCCGAGCTCATCGGCGACTACCTCGAACCGCTGGCCAAGCTCCCCGACCTGGCCGATCGGATCCGGTACGGCACACGGGCCGTGGCGCTGGGCCGCGCCGGCATCGACCGGGTCCGCACCGACGGCCGGGAGCAGGCACCGTTCGTGGTCCGGCTCGCCGACGGTACGGAGCTCAGCGCCGGTGCCGTCATCGACGCCTCCGGCACCTGGGGTACGCCGAACGTCCTGGGCGTCAACGGGCTGCCCGCCCACGGCGAGCCGCCGGCAGCCCACCTGATCAGCACCGCTCTGCCGGACGTGCTCGGTGCCCACCGGGCCGAGCACACCGGCCGGCATACCGTCGTCGTCGGTGCCGGCCACTCCGCCGCCAACACCCTGCTGGCCCTAGCCGAGCTGGCCGATCAGGAGCCGGACACCCGGGTCAGCTGGGTCACCCGTGGCGCGACCATCGACCGGGCGCTCGGCGGCGGCGACGCCGACGCCCTGCCGGGCCGCGGCAAGTTGGGCACCGGGCTGCGGTTGCTGGTCGACTCCGGCCGGGTCGAGCTGGTCAGCGGATTCGGCGTGCACGCCGTACGGGTCACCACCGACGGCCGGGCCGAGCTGGTCGCGACCGACGGCCGGACGCTGACCGCCGACCGGATCGTCTCCGCCACCGGCTTCCGCCCCGACCACCGGATCGCCGACGAGCTACGGCTGGACCTGGACCCGGCGCTGGGCTGCACCCGGAGGCTGGCCCCGCTGATCGACCCGAACGAGCATTCCTGCGGCACCGTCCCGCCACACGGGGTGGACGAGCTCACCCAGCCGGAGCCGGGATACTACGTGGTCGGCATGAAGAGCTACGGCCGGGCGCCGACGTTCCTGCTGGCCACCGGCTACGAGCAGGTCCGCTCGGTCACGGCGGCGCTGGCCGGTGACTGGACCGCCGCCCGGGACGTGCAGCTGGATCTGCCGGAGACCGGCGTCTGCTCGGTGGCGCCCAGCGATCAGTCCACCACGCCGTCCGCCGCCTCCGGTGGCTGCTGCGGTTGA
- a CDS encoding alpha/beta fold hydrolase translates to MRDFRWPPPPDGGPRTYGPGPSGPRTGRPALPEPETEVIATPHGVELERLITGSGEPTTVFAHGIAHGIATTRPLGSGVAGRKVFFQFRGHGRSAVPAGPWGYPDLARDLRAVADLTGAGRAVGMSLGAGALARLLTDSPQRFDRAVFFLPSAFDTARPASARQRVADLVTAVNDSDVSGVAELIAAETPVPVRNTPAAWAYLRTRIDQLLRDGLAAELVDLADAVPVPDPAALAAVTARVLVIGCAGDDLHPTETAERLAAAIPGAALYVYSRPGVLWNQRTDLRQRVSGFLNEPT, encoded by the coding sequence GTGAGAGATTTCCGTTGGCCACCGCCGCCCGACGGCGGGCCGCGGACCTACGGGCCCGGCCCGTCCGGTCCCCGTACCGGCCGGCCCGCGCTGCCCGAGCCGGAGACCGAGGTGATCGCCACGCCGCACGGCGTGGAGCTGGAACGGCTGATCACCGGGTCCGGTGAGCCGACCACCGTCTTCGCGCACGGCATCGCGCACGGCATCGCCACCACCCGGCCGCTGGGCAGCGGAGTCGCCGGGCGCAAGGTGTTCTTCCAGTTCCGGGGGCACGGCCGGTCCGCCGTGCCGGCCGGCCCATGGGGCTACCCCGACCTGGCCCGGGACCTGCGGGCCGTGGCCGATCTGACCGGTGCCGGCCGGGCGGTCGGGATGAGCCTCGGTGCCGGGGCGTTGGCCCGGTTGCTGACCGACAGCCCGCAGCGGTTCGACCGGGCGGTGTTCTTCCTGCCGTCGGCCTTCGACACGGCCCGGCCGGCCTCGGCCCGCCAGCGGGTCGCCGATCTGGTCACTGCGGTCAACGACAGCGACGTCTCCGGGGTGGCCGAGCTGATCGCGGCGGAGACCCCGGTGCCGGTACGCAACACCCCGGCCGCGTGGGCGTACCTGCGTACCAGGATCGACCAGCTGCTGCGCGACGGCCTCGCCGCCGAACTGGTCGACCTGGCCGACGCGGTGCCGGTGCCCGACCCGGCGGCGCTCGCCGCGGTCACCGCCCGGGTCCTGGTGATCGGCTGCGCCGGCGACGACCTGCACCCGACCGAGACCGCCGAGCGGCTGGCCGCCGCCATCCCGGGCGCCGCCCTGTACGTCTACAGCCGCCCCGGCGTGCTCTGGAATCAGCGCACCGATCTGCGGCAGCGGGTCTCCGGCTTCCTCAACGAGCCGACCTGA
- a CDS encoding DUF2516 family protein, giving the protein MDSAAPLFYADVRYILDLALFVFALVVQAVALVHCVTQKGEAFPAIGTLPKGAWLAILGVCLLLTLLFQVSLFGLIGIAAGLIYLLDVRVGLRDIADGRGSW; this is encoded by the coding sequence ATGGACTCTGCCGCGCCGCTGTTCTATGCCGACGTCCGGTACATCCTCGACTTGGCGCTGTTCGTGTTCGCCCTCGTCGTGCAGGCTGTCGCGCTGGTGCACTGCGTCACCCAGAAGGGTGAGGCGTTCCCGGCGATCGGCACTCTGCCGAAAGGCGCGTGGCTGGCCATCCTCGGCGTCTGCCTGCTGCTCACCCTGCTGTTCCAGGTCAGCCTGTTCGGTCTGATCGGGATCGCCGCCGGGCTGATCTACCTGCTCGACGTGCGGGTCGGGCTGCGGGACATCGCCGACGGCCGAGGCTCCTGGTGA
- a CDS encoding helix-turn-helix domain-containing protein, translated as MATPKDLPRDIGGFIRDLRHNARISLRQLAEQAGVSNPYLSQVERGLRKPSAEVLQQLASALRVSTPVMYLRAGLLDDKDGQGVLAAIASDPDLTMAQKQSLSQIYETFRRENARHAGPDADADAATAAEEVEEQTLQSVAVTEAGAAPSPATEDPPPTAPTRTTSRQKTTPRRRTPRAGGTEQAAAAAEEEQR; from the coding sequence ATGGCCACACCGAAGGACCTGCCTCGCGACATCGGGGGCTTCATCCGCGACCTGCGGCACAACGCCCGCATCTCGCTGCGGCAGCTCGCCGAGCAGGCCGGCGTCAGCAACCCCTACCTCAGCCAGGTGGAGCGCGGCCTGCGCAAGCCGAGCGCGGAGGTGCTCCAGCAGTTGGCCAGCGCGCTGCGGGTCTCCACCCCGGTGATGTACCTGCGGGCCGGGCTGCTCGACGACAAGGACGGCCAGGGCGTGCTTGCCGCGATCGCTTCGGACCCCGACCTCACCATGGCGCAGAAGCAGTCGCTGAGCCAGATCTACGAGACGTTCCGCCGGGAGAACGCCCGGCACGCCGGACCGGACGCCGACGCGGACGCAGCTACCGCCGCCGAAGAAGTTGAGGAGCAGACCCTGCAGTCGGTCGCCGTCACCGAGGCCGGGGCCGCGCCTAGCCCGGCGACCGAGGACCCGCCGCCCACCGCGCCGACCAGGACCACTTCCCGGCAGAAGACCACCCCCCGGCGTCGTACGCCCCGGGCCGGGGGAACCGAGCAGGCCGCCGCGGCGGCCGAGGAGGAGCAACGATGA
- a CDS encoding alpha/beta fold hydrolase codes for MATIRVGDATISYDDVGTGPPVLLIHAGIADRRMWRAQVAALRDRHRVIAMDLRGYGESDLPATPFAHHDDVVGLLDALGVTRAALVGCSFGGAVAIDATLAHPDRVTALALFGSALGGHDWSDATEQLWDDLVGAVHPEDLDAMADAEVRFWVVGPHRQPADVDPELITFAREMDRRALAAEAALGDVTHRELDPPAARRLGEIGVPVLVGAGALDVPDILALADLISTGIPTARRLPDVPGAAHLLPLECPGPVDAALREFLADTAR; via the coding sequence ATGGCGACGATCCGGGTAGGCGACGCGACGATCAGCTACGACGACGTCGGTACCGGGCCGCCCGTACTGCTGATCCACGCCGGCATCGCCGACCGCCGGATGTGGCGGGCGCAGGTCGCCGCGCTGCGCGACCGGCACCGGGTGATCGCCATGGACCTGCGCGGCTACGGCGAGTCCGACCTGCCGGCCACCCCGTTCGCCCACCACGACGACGTGGTCGGCCTGCTGGATGCGCTCGGCGTCACCCGCGCCGCACTGGTCGGCTGCTCGTTCGGCGGCGCGGTCGCCATCGACGCGACCCTCGCCCACCCCGACCGGGTCACCGCGCTCGCCCTGTTCGGGTCGGCGCTGGGCGGTCACGACTGGTCCGACGCCACCGAGCAGCTCTGGGACGACCTGGTCGGCGCGGTGCACCCGGAGGACCTGGACGCGATGGCCGACGCCGAGGTGCGGTTCTGGGTCGTCGGCCCACACCGGCAGCCCGCCGACGTCGATCCCGAGCTGATCACGTTCGCCCGCGAGATGGACCGCCGCGCGCTCGCCGCCGAAGCCGCGCTCGGCGACGTCACCCACCGCGAACTCGATCCACCGGCAGCCCGCCGGCTCGGTGAGATCGGCGTGCCGGTGCTGGTCGGCGCCGGCGCGCTCGACGTGCCGGACATCCTCGCCCTGGCCGACCTGATCAGCACCGGCATCCCGACCGCCCGGCGGCTGCCGGACGTGCCCGGCGCGGCCCACCTGCTGCCGTTGGAGTGCCCCGGGCCGGTCGACGCCGCGCTGCGCGAGTTCCTCGCCGACACCGCGCGATAG
- a CDS encoding asparaginase — MVRSGFGESRHHGSLVVLAADGGLRERFGDVESPVFPRSANKPLQAIGMLWAGLRLADPADLAVVCASHSGEDFHLARVAALLRTAGLTEAALRCPPELPVGAAAVADVLRAGGGPSRLQMNCSGKHAGMLLTCRAAGWPVEEYWHPEHPLQERIRAAVEEYAGEPAAAVGVDGCGAPVLALSLTAVARAFLRLVHGPAGSVERTVADAMRAYPELVAGTGRADTRLMRAVPGLLAKVGAEGVLAVAVPGVGAIAVKVDDGAQRATVPPVVAALRRLGVGTGPDAEGLDPVALAELGEPPVLGGGQPVGTLRALCWPS; from the coding sequence ATGGTTCGCTCCGGTTTCGGGGAGAGCCGGCATCACGGCTCACTGGTGGTGCTGGCCGCTGACGGCGGCCTGCGGGAGCGGTTCGGCGACGTGGAGTCGCCGGTGTTTCCCCGGTCGGCGAACAAGCCGTTGCAGGCGATCGGCATGTTGTGGGCCGGGCTGCGGCTGGCCGATCCAGCCGATCTGGCGGTGGTCTGTGCCAGCCACAGTGGCGAGGACTTCCACCTGGCCCGGGTGGCCGCGTTGCTGCGTACCGCCGGGCTCACCGAGGCGGCGCTGCGCTGCCCGCCGGAGCTGCCGGTCGGCGCGGCCGCCGTAGCCGACGTGCTGCGGGCCGGTGGCGGGCCGAGCCGGCTGCAGATGAACTGCTCCGGCAAGCATGCCGGGATGCTGCTGACCTGCCGGGCGGCCGGCTGGCCGGTGGAGGAGTACTGGCATCCGGAGCATCCGTTGCAGGAACGGATCCGGGCCGCCGTCGAGGAGTACGCCGGTGAGCCGGCCGCCGCCGTCGGGGTGGACGGCTGCGGCGCGCCGGTGCTGGCGTTGTCGCTGACCGCGGTGGCGCGGGCGTTCCTGCGCCTGGTGCACGGCCCTGCCGGGTCGGTGGAGCGGACCGTGGCGGACGCGATGCGGGCGTACCCGGAGCTGGTGGCCGGCACCGGACGGGCCGACACCCGGCTGATGCGGGCGGTGCCCGGGCTGCTGGCCAAGGTCGGCGCGGAGGGTGTGTTGGCGGTGGCGGTGCCCGGCGTCGGGGCGATCGCGGTGAAGGTCGACGACGGCGCGCAGCGGGCGACGGTGCCGCCGGTGGTCGCCGCACTACGCCGGCTCGGCGTCGGCACCGGCCCCGACGCCGAAGGCCTGGATCCGGTGGCTCTGGCCGAACTCGGTGAGCCGCCGGTGCTCGGCGGCGGCCAGCCGGTCGGCACGCTGCGCGCCCTGTGCTGGCCGTCCTGA
- a CDS encoding folate-binding protein YgfZ has product MIDIPGAVDIADVATGSPDTGVAAHYGDPMREQRRLATEVGLVDRSNRGVLAVPGAERIGWLHTLTTQHLATLRAGQGTELLVLSPHGHVEQHAMVAEDGTTTWLDTEPQMAGELLAYLLKMRFFTEVDPAEVTADWAVLSLVGPAAVDAAAALGVTGLADPDLLPVPASKFAAGSIPGRPTVLYPVAALPTDGPYRGGWARRVPLGVDLLVPRSATAQLVAEATAAGAAPAGLWAYEAMRVASRTPRVGLETDHRAIPAEVGLLGPAVHLDKGCYRGQETVARVHNLGRPPRRLVLLHLDGVASDTPPDAGTPLTLEGRTVGFVGTALRHHELGMVALAVVKRNVPDDADLRAGEFTAAIEP; this is encoded by the coding sequence GTGATCGACATACCCGGTGCGGTGGACATCGCCGACGTGGCCACCGGATCCCCCGACACCGGGGTCGCCGCCCACTACGGCGACCCGATGCGCGAGCAGCGCCGGCTCGCCACCGAGGTCGGCCTGGTCGACCGGAGCAACCGGGGAGTGCTCGCGGTGCCCGGTGCCGAACGGATCGGCTGGCTGCACACCCTGACCACCCAGCACCTGGCGACGCTGCGCGCCGGTCAGGGCACCGAGCTGCTGGTGCTCTCCCCACACGGCCATGTGGAGCAGCACGCGATGGTCGCCGAGGACGGCACGACCACCTGGCTGGACACCGAGCCGCAGATGGCCGGCGAGCTGCTGGCGTACCTGCTGAAGATGCGATTCTTCACCGAGGTCGACCCGGCGGAGGTGACCGCCGACTGGGCGGTGCTGTCGCTGGTCGGCCCGGCTGCGGTCGACGCGGCGGCGGCGCTGGGCGTGACCGGGCTGGCCGACCCGGACCTGCTGCCGGTGCCCGCGTCGAAGTTCGCCGCCGGGTCGATCCCCGGCCGGCCCACCGTGCTCTACCCGGTGGCCGCGCTGCCGACCGACGGGCCGTACCGGGGCGGCTGGGCCCGCCGGGTGCCACTCGGCGTCGACCTGCTGGTGCCCCGGTCCGCGACGGCACAGCTGGTGGCCGAGGCGACCGCGGCCGGTGCCGCACCGGCCGGGCTGTGGGCGTACGAGGCGATGCGGGTCGCCTCGCGTACCCCCCGGGTCGGTCTGGAAACCGACCACCGGGCGATCCCGGCGGAGGTCGGCCTGCTCGGGCCGGCGGTCCACCTCGACAAGGGCTGCTACCGGGGGCAGGAGACGGTGGCCCGGGTGCACAACCTGGGCCGGCCGCCGCGCCGGCTGGTGCTGCTGCACCTCGACGGAGTGGCCAGTGACACCCCGCCGGACGCCGGCACCCCGCTGACCCTGGAGGGACGGACGGTCGGCTTCGTCGGCACCGCGCTGCGCCACCACGAGCTCGGCATGGTCGCCCTGGCGGTGGTGAAACGCAACGTGCCGGACGATGCCGATCTGCGTGCCGGTGAGTTCACCGCCGCGATCGAGCCCTGA
- a CDS encoding Fur family transcriptional regulator: MAESSLAEMLRSRGLRLTAQRQLILEAVHELGHATPEQVLNAVREVAAGVNITTIYRTLELFEELGLVTHTHLSHGSPTFHSVGEDQHVHLVCRSCKSVSEMDPVLAEPLITALAEQRGFQVDIGHMALFGTCERCGGKQ, encoded by the coding sequence GTGGCTGAATCTTCCCTGGCAGAGATGCTGCGCTCGCGCGGGCTACGGCTGACCGCGCAGCGTCAGCTGATCCTGGAAGCGGTGCACGAGCTAGGACACGCCACCCCGGAGCAGGTGCTCAACGCGGTGCGCGAGGTCGCCGCCGGGGTGAACATCACCACCATCTACCGCACCCTGGAGCTGTTCGAAGAGCTGGGCCTGGTCACCCACACCCACCTGTCGCACGGTTCGCCGACGTTCCACTCGGTCGGCGAGGACCAGCACGTCCACCTGGTCTGCCGGTCCTGCAAGTCGGTCTCGGAGATGGACCCGGTGCTGGCCGAGCCGCTGATCACCGCGCTCGCCGAACAGCGCGGCTTCCAAGTCGACATCGGCCACATGGCGTTGTTCGGCACCTGCGAGCGGTGCGGAGGAAAACAGTGA
- a CDS encoding FABP family protein gives MSASSASGAGQPSTEENPVRPPWLDAPPVDPYPFEESHDLRVGPKLHPALNALLPYIGVWRGRGRGGYPTIEDFDYAQEIRISHDGRPFLQYESRAWLLDEQSRPVRPAGRELGWWRAVTDADGRATGELEATMMTPTGVMELYLGRVTGVQVELATDAVVRTGTAKEVTGGHRLFGIVEGALLYAQEMAAVGQPLSPHLSARLIRVGG, from the coding sequence ATGAGCGCGAGCAGCGCGTCCGGAGCGGGACAGCCGAGCACCGAGGAGAACCCGGTCCGGCCGCCGTGGCTGGACGCCCCGCCGGTCGACCCGTACCCGTTCGAGGAGAGTCACGACCTGCGGGTCGGCCCGAAGCTGCACCCGGCGTTGAACGCGCTGCTGCCGTACATCGGGGTGTGGCGCGGGCGGGGACGCGGCGGCTACCCGACGATCGAGGACTTCGACTACGCGCAGGAGATCCGGATCAGCCACGACGGCCGGCCGTTCCTGCAGTACGAGTCGCGGGCCTGGCTGCTCGACGAGCAGTCCCGCCCGGTGCGCCCGGCCGGCCGTGAACTCGGCTGGTGGCGGGCGGTCACCGACGCCGACGGCCGGGCCACCGGTGAGCTGGAGGCGACGATGATGACCCCGACCGGGGTGATGGAGCTCTACCTGGGTCGGGTCACCGGGGTGCAGGTCGAGTTGGCCACCGACGCCGTGGTGCGTACCGGTACCGCCAAGGAGGTCACCGGCGGCCACCGGCTGTTCGGCATCGTCGAGGGGGCGCTGCTGTACGCCCAGGAAATGGCCGCGGTCGGTCAGCCGCTCTCCCCGCACCTGTCCGCCCGGCTGATCCGGGTCGGCGGCTGA
- the mtfM gene encoding small membrane protein MtfM, producing MVTEIGFVSLLVAGFGALAGGLVYLAVRICRGRW from the coding sequence ATGGTTACCGAGATCGGGTTCGTCAGCCTGCTGGTGGCAGGCTTCGGCGCGCTCGCCGGTGGCCTGGTCTACCTCGCGGTCCGCATCTGCCGTGGACGCTGGTGA
- a CDS encoding DsrE family protein: MARTLVVKATAGSDEPERCAQAFTVAGTAAAAGVEVSLWLTGESAWFGLPGRAAEFDLPHSAPLPDLLDAVLASGGRVTVCTQCAARRGFGPDDVLPGVRIAGAAVFVEEIMADGGQALVY, translated from the coding sequence ATGGCTCGCACTCTCGTCGTGAAGGCGACCGCCGGCTCGGACGAGCCGGAGCGGTGCGCCCAGGCGTTCACCGTAGCGGGCACCGCCGCCGCGGCCGGCGTCGAGGTCTCCCTCTGGCTGACCGGTGAGTCGGCGTGGTTCGGGCTGCCCGGCCGGGCCGCCGAGTTCGACCTGCCGCATTCGGCGCCGCTGCCCGACCTGCTGGACGCGGTGCTGGCCAGCGGCGGTCGGGTGACGGTCTGTACGCAGTGCGCGGCCCGCCGTGGGTTCGGCCCGGACGACGTGCTGCCGGGGGTACGGATCGCCGGGGCGGCGGTCTTCGTCGAGGAGATCATGGCCGACGGCGGCCAGGCCCTCGTCTACTGA